A single Cottoperca gobio chromosome 5, fCotGob3.1, whole genome shotgun sequence DNA region contains:
- the nat8l2 gene encoding LOW QUALITY PROTEIN: N-acetyltransferase 8-like 2 (The sequence of the model RefSeq protein was modified relative to this genomic sequence to represent the inferred CDS: deleted 1 base in 1 codon), with protein sequence MRNQETVPRNLSQNYLKKEKQLAGSLSLVLALFALSWLPLHIMNCMVYFGQQNDFLLVMQLVIRRYSPSDKDTVLNLFSIGIQEHIRPCFHNAITSPLYLAITLALCVAGYLLGSVLGAVVLPGAWVGLVYYCCHELYACYVREKLRTDMQDIPGNYLSKPNDCFWVAEAEVDGRAQIMGMVAVVGKQNGKEIHGELFRMIISPSCRRVGLGFRMAQTVVDFCKEQGFSKVVLETSSIQKAAVSLYKKLGFSHVLSHTETQAPVWMIMLAKVSVVVMEKHL encoded by the exons ATGAGAAACCAGGAAACGGTGCCCAGAAACCTGTCTCAGAACTAcctaaagaaagagaaacagctggCAGGATCTCTGTCTCTGGTCTTGGCTTTGTTTGCCCTGTCCTGGCTCCCTCTCCACATTATGAACTGCATGGTTTACTTTGGTCAGCAGAATGAT TTCCTTCTGGTCATGCAGCTGGTGATT CGACGGTACAGTCCCTCAGACAAGGACACAGTGCTCAACCTGTTCAGCATCGGCATCCAGGAGCACATCCGTCCATGTTTTCACAACGCCATAACCAGCCCTCTCTACCTCGCCATAACGCTGGCTCTGTGTGTCGCTGGCTACCTGCTCGGCTCCGTGTTAGGGGCTGTGGTGTTACCAGGAGCCTGGGTGGGCCTTGTCTACTACTGCTGTCATGAGCTATATGCCTGCTACGTCAGGGAGAAACTCCGGACAGACATGCAGGACATCCCTGGGAACTATCTGAGCAAACCGAATGACTGTTTCTGGGTAGCGGAGGCTGAGGTTGATGGGAGGGCCCAGATCATGGGTATGGTGGCTGTAGTGGGTAAACAAAATGGGAAAGAAATACACGGGGAACTTTTCAGAATGATCATCTCCCCATCGTGTAGACGCGTGGGCCTGGGCTTCAGGATGGCTCAGACTGTGGTGGACTTCTGTAAGGAACAAGGCTTCTCCAAGGTCGTGCTGGAGACCAGCTCCATTCAGAAAGCTGCTGTGTCGCTGTACAAGAAACTGGGGTTCAGCCATGTCCtctcacacactgaaacacaggCTCCTGTCTGGATGATAATGCTGGCCAAGGTGTCTGTTGTAGTAATGGAAAAACACCTGTAG